One segment of Scleropages formosus chromosome 23, fSclFor1.1, whole genome shotgun sequence DNA contains the following:
- the LOC108935645 gene encoding major histocompatibility complex class I-related gene protein-like, producing the protein MGILDDKEIDYYNSQEKLKIPRQNWMKERLNRNYWNRGTQSRRSKEQWFKVSINILMDRMRHNNSDVHALQCRIGCRGVHQPDGSLRFLGSTYSYGYDGEDFLSFDDSNSQWIASVPAALPSKRKRDKFQILNQYTKGYLQKECMDCLSKFMYYGEADLRKHSPP; encoded by the exons ATGGGAATCCTGGATGACAAAGAGATTGACTATTACAACAGCCAGGAGAAGCTTAAGATTCCAAGACAGAACTGGATGAAAGAGCGCCTGAATAGGAATTACTGGAATAGAGGAACACAGTCCCGCAGGAGCAAAGAGCAGTGGTTCAAAGTCAGCATCAACATTCTGATGGATCGCATGAGACATAACAACTCTG ATGTCCATGCGCTCCAGTGCAGGATTGGCTGTAGAGGTGTCCATCAGCCTGACGGCAGTCTGAGATTTCTTGGCAGCACTTATAGCTATGGGTACGATGGTGAGGACTTTCTGTCCTTTGATGACTCCAACTCACAATGGATTGCCTCAGTTCCAGCAGCCCTGCCCAGCAAAAGAAAACGGGACAAATTTCAGATCCTGAACCAGTACACTAAAGGCTATCTGCAGAAGGAGTGTATGGACTGCTTATCAAAGTTCATGTATTATGGGGAAGCAGATCTGAGGAAACACT CTCCTCCATAG
- the LOC108935681 gene encoding class I histocompatibility antigen, F10 alpha chain-like: protein MRFSLGLYLFYLAFGVAQNAAPEIHSLEYIYTALSKPVGLPGIYEFTAMGILDDKEIDYYNSQEKLKIPRQDWMKERLDRNYWDKGTQSRKSKEQWFKVNVNILMDRMKHNNSDLHVLQWRHGCKGVLQPDGALKFLMGFDLYSYDGEDFLSFNESESQWIAPVQAAVQTKKKWDESQTLNQYTKGYLQKECMDWLSKFMNYGEAELRKHSPPEVFVFAKGSKNPENVVLHCLATGFYPKDVELVIYRKGVPLSETDGVVSTGVRPNGVRPERMNPDERPGETFQLRKFIEVSKSDNSEYSCEVKHRTLEAPIIIKWDGSFIDSSDSGSNRSI, encoded by the exons ATGCGGTTCTCTCTTGGATTATATCTCTTTTATTTGGCTTTCGGAGTGGCGCAAAACG ctGCTCCAGAAATTCACTCCCTTGAGTACATCTACACCGCACTGTCCAAGCCAGTTGGTCTCCCTGGCATCTACGAGTTCACGGCCATGGGAATCCTGGATGACAAAGAGATTGACTATTACAACAGCCAGGAGAAGCTTAAGATTCCAAGACAGGACTGGATGAAAGAGCGCCTGGATAGGAATTACTGGGATAAAGGAACACAGTCCCGCAAGAGCAAAGAGCAGTGGTTCAAAGTCAACGTCAACATTCTGATGGATCGCATGAAACACAACAACTCTG ACCTCCATGTGCTCCAGTGGAGACATGGTTGTAAGGGTGTCCTTCAGCCTGATGGCGCTCTGAAATTTCTGATGGGCTTTGACCTGTACAGCTATGATGGTGAGGACTTTCTGTCCTTTAATGAATCCGAGTCTCAATGGATTGCCCCAGTTCAAGCAGCTGTGCAAACGAAGAAAAAATGGGATGAATCTCAGACCCTGAACCAGTACACTAAAGGCTATCTGCAGAAGGAGTGTATGGACTGGTTATCAAAGTTCATGAACTATGGAGAAGCAGAGCTGAGAAAGCACT CTCCTCCCGAGGTTTTTGTCTTTGCAAAGGGGTCTAAAAACCCTGAAAATGTTGTCCTTCACTGCCTGGCCACTGGATTCTACCCTAAGGATGTTGAGCTAGTTATCTACAGGAAAGGAGTCCCCCTGAGTGAGACAGATGGGGTGGTATCTACAGGCGTCAGACCCAATGGAGTCAGACCTGAGCGAATGAATCCCGATGAGAGACCGGGGGAAACGTTCCAGCTCAGGAAGTTCATAGAAGTTTCCAAGTCTGACAACAGTGAATACAGCTGTGAAGTGAAACACAGAACCCTAGAAGCACCTATTATCATCAAATGGG ATGGTTCATTCATCGACTCTTCTGATAGTGGCAGCAACAGGAGCATC
- the LOC108935647 gene encoding H-2 class I histocompatibility antigen, Q10 alpha chain-like: MRFYTFSLLFLAFGRGQSEIHYLEYIYTALSKPVGLPGIYEFTAMGILDDKEIDYYNSQEKLKIPRQDWMKERLDRNYWDKGTQSRKSKEQWFKVNVNILMDRMKHNSSDLHVLQWRHGCKGVLQPDGSLKFLMGFDLYSYDGEDFLSFNEPESQWIAPVQAAVQTKKKWDESQTLNQYTKGYLQKECMDWLSKFMNYGEAELRKHSPPEVFAFAKKGKNPENVVLHCLATGFYPKDVELVIYRKGVPLSETDGVVSTGVRPNGVRPERVNPDERPGETFQLRKFIEVSKSDNSEYSCEVKHRTLEAPIIIKWDGSCFNCPEGGSLGIIIGAVCVILLIIAVVCAVLFLHMCGAIVIPFLPSQQGRNQTPAPQGGAQPLLSGNGTVPIPVQNMTNQPNGNGALTSPAQKMTDQPTVTNETQSSRESDSGHGSSNSSSSENLNGGKQSPNGSDNSRNNPEEENPLMV, encoded by the exons ATGCGGTTTTATAcgttttctcttcttttcctgGCCTTCGGGAGGGGGCAGAGCG AAATTCACTACCTCGAGTACATCTATACCGCGTTGTCCAAGCCAGTTGGTCTCCCTGGTATCTACGAGTTCACGGCCATGGGAATCCTGGATGACAAAGAGATTGACTATTACAACAGCCAGGAGAAGCTTAAGATTCCAAGACAGGACTGGATGAAAGAGCGCCTGGATAGGAATTACTGGGATAAAGGAACACAGTCCCGCAAGAGCAAAGAGCAGTGGTTCAAAGTCAACGTCAATATTCTGATGGATCGCATGAAACACAACAGCTCTG ACCTCCATGTGCTCCAGTGGAGACATGGTTGTAAGGGTGTCCTTCAGCCTGATGGCTCTCTGAAATTTCTGATGGGCTTTGACCTGTACAGCTATGATGGTGAGGACTTTCTGTCCTTTAATGAACCCGAGTCTCAATGGATTGCCCCAGTTCAAGCAGCTGTGCAAACGAAGAAAAAATGGGACGAATCTCAGACCCTGAACCAGTACACTAAAGGCTATCTGCAGAAGGAGTGTATGGACTGGTTATCAAAGTTCATGAACTATGGAGAAGCAGAGCTGAGAAAGCACT CTCCTCCCGAGGTTTTTGCCTTTGCAAAGAAGGGTAAAAACCCTGAAAATGTTGTCCTTCACTGCCTGGCCACTGGATTCTACCCTAAGGATGTTGAGCTAGTTATCTACAGGAAAGGAGTCCCCCTGAGTGAGACAGATGGGGTGGTATCTACAGGCGTCAGACCCAATGGAGTCAGACCTGAGCGAGTGAATCCCGATGAGAGACCGGGGGAAACGTTCCAGCTCAGGAAGTTCATAGAAGTTTCCAAGTCTGACAACAGTGAATACAGCTGTGAAGTGAAACACAGAACCCTAGAAGCACCTATTATCATCAAATGGG ATGGCTCATGTTTTAACTGCCCTGAGGGTGGCAGCCTTGGGATCATTATTGGTGCTGTCTGTGTCATCCTCCTCATTATCGCTGTCGTTTGTGCTGTGCTCTTTCTCCACATGTGTGGGGCAATAG TGATTCCTTTTCTGCCTTCTCAGCAGG GTCGCAATCAAACTCCTGCACCCCAGGGAGGGGCTCAGCCTCTGCTCAGTG gaaATGGGACTGTTCCCATTCCAGTTCAAAATATGACTAATCAACCAAACG gaaaTGGGGCTCTTACCAGCCCAGCTCAAAAGATGACTGACCAACCAACTG TTACAAATGAAACCCAGAGCTCCAGAGAAAGTGACTCTG GACACGGCTcatcaaacagcagcagcagtgagaaCCTGAATGGAGGGAAACAATCTCCGAATG GCAGTGACAACTCCAGAAACAACCCTGAGGAGGAAAACCCGCTGATGGTCTAA